A stretch of Sulfitobacter sp. THAF37 DNA encodes these proteins:
- a CDS encoding glutathione S-transferase family protein has product MLTLYHGPRTRSSRIVRLLMEMDVLDRVDVRIVGLVRRGGEGAPDPANPHPEGKVPLLVHDGVLIRESNAIILYLTDLFDSPLGVSVGDPRRGSYLSWLAYYGNVVEPVLFCNFAGIDHPALQATFRGLEEMYQRLTDALTNQPYLMGDHFSAADLLLVSAFTFAPQLVPDIPAIRDWVDRCQDRPSTARLEAYESDLPDVPTAA; this is encoded by the coding sequence ATGCTCACCCTCTACCACGGACCGCGCACCAGGTCCTCCCGCATCGTGCGCCTGCTGATGGAAATGGATGTCCTCGACCGGGTCGATGTCCGCATTGTCGGCCTTGTCCGCCGGGGCGGCGAGGGCGCGCCGGATCCGGCGAACCCGCATCCCGAGGGCAAGGTGCCCCTGCTGGTCCATGACGGTGTCTTGATCCGCGAAAGCAACGCTATCATTCTTTATCTCACCGACCTTTTCGACAGCCCGCTCGGCGTCTCAGTCGGCGACCCGAGGCGCGGTTCCTACCTGAGCTGGCTCGCCTATTACGGCAATGTGGTGGAGCCGGTGCTATTCTGCAACTTCGCCGGGATCGACCATCCGGCCCTTCAGGCGACCTTCCGGGGGTTGGAAGAGATGTACCAACGGCTGACCGACGCGCTGACCAACCAACCCTACCTGATGGGCGATCATTTCAGTGCCGCCGACCTGCTGCTTGTTTCCGCGTTCACCTTTGCGCCGCAGCTGGTGCCCGACATCCCGGCGATCCGCGACTGGGTCGACCGGTGTCAGGATCGACCTTCGACCGCGCGGCTAGAGGCGTACGAGAGCGACCTGCCCGACGTACCGACTGCGGCCTGA
- the yaaA gene encoding peroxide stress protein YaaA — protein MLVVISPAKRLDWDTRDVQTTEPGFQEDAVRLARTARNLTLGKLKDLMDLSDDLARLNRDRFQAFADAPAADITRPAALAFAGDTYQGLEAGSLDADEMDWAQDHLRILSGLYGVLRPLDAIQPYRLEMGSRLKTRRGGNLYDYWRDTLSKALNAQAEVVGTDVLVNCASQEYFGAVAPKALRLRVITPQFMEERGDGKGPKIVSFFAKKARGAMARFIIQNRLTDPKAIRDFDTGGYVWQPDASTPEKPVFVRPYTTS, from the coding sequence ATGCTTGTAGTGATTTCGCCTGCCAAGAGACTGGACTGGGACACGCGCGACGTGCAGACGACCGAACCCGGATTTCAGGAGGACGCCGTGCGGCTGGCCAGGACCGCGCGCAACCTGACGCTGGGCAAGCTGAAGGACCTGATGGATCTGTCTGACGACCTCGCGCGGTTGAACAGGGACCGTTTCCAGGCATTCGCAGATGCCCCGGCGGCGGATATCACGCGCCCCGCGGCGCTGGCTTTTGCGGGTGACACCTATCAGGGTTTGGAAGCCGGTAGCCTTGATGCGGACGAAATGGATTGGGCGCAGGACCATCTGCGCATCCTGTCGGGGCTTTATGGCGTTTTGCGGCCCTTGGATGCAATCCAGCCCTACCGCCTGGAAATGGGCAGCAGGCTGAAGACGCGGCGCGGGGGCAACCTGTATGACTATTGGCGCGATACCCTGTCAAAGGCGCTTAACGCGCAGGCGGAGGTCGTGGGGACCGACGTGCTGGTCAATTGCGCCAGCCAGGAATACTTCGGTGCGGTCGCCCCGAAAGCCCTGCGTCTGCGGGTGATCACCCCGCAATTCATGGAAGAAAGAGGCGACGGAAAAGGGCCGAAGATCGTAAGCTTCTTTGCCAAGAAGGCGCGGGGGGCGATGGCCCGTTTCATTATTCAGAACCGGTTGACCGACCCCAAGGCGATCCGTGACTTCGATACCGGCGGCTATGTCTGGCAACCCGACGCTTCGACGCCGGAAAAGCCGGTCTTCGTACGTCCCTACACGACCTCCTGA
- a CDS encoding response regulator, with the protein MNLASKLTEERRNRLAAERKLELKQAELFAANRKLGLHAQQLSEEIVETRAEVETIRGENQRVKSDLFAANRKIALTERRLWQSIETISDGFALFNGDNELIMANQAYLSIFDGLDLVAPGVNYVTILQVLTDEGIVNTEGLSPLEWRRMMTARLQDPAPEPKVIRLWNNEYIKLLDQRGAGGDMITLGLNITATIQYEKQLEKARAEAESATRTKSSFLANMSHEIRTPMNGVVGMADVLSETELTEEQRLYVQTIKSSGEALLVIINDVLDYSKIEAMKLDLYPEPFDLERAIHEVMMLLQSQARAKGLNLVLDYDIFMPTQLVGDPGRIRQVMTNLVGNAIKFTPSGHVLIRVTGVPDPDGQANRLHITVEDTGIGIAEDQIAHIFGEFHQVENERNRQFDGTGLGLTICQRLVEMMGGKVWVTSQEGEGACFGFDLTMPTGSVAPDQVARLPQNVGHVLIVDDIATNRTILERQLRQVGIKVTACSSGPEALERMTPQVDLVLTDHNMPDMDGMELARALRGSGYDGPILLLSSNPDQAEQDPARGLIQGVLQKPVPRAELLTQLAAFSAKGPPPGAMAALRPMRILAAEDNRTNQLVFRKMTGTLNLDLTFANNGEEAVALYRKTAPDLIFMDISMPGMDGKQATRAIRRIEAETGGHVPIVALTAHAMEGDDKGILAAGLDHYLTKPLRKNDIISRIVTAHGPGMLPPLPDQEVV; encoded by the coding sequence ATGAACCTTGCCAGTAAACTGACCGAAGAGCGGCGCAACCGCCTTGCGGCGGAACGGAAGCTCGAACTCAAACAGGCGGAACTTTTCGCCGCCAATCGCAAGCTGGGCCTGCATGCCCAGCAGCTCTCGGAAGAGATCGTCGAGACCCGCGCGGAGGTGGAGACGATCAGAGGCGAAAACCAGCGCGTCAAATCCGACCTCTTTGCGGCCAACCGCAAGATCGCGCTGACCGAACGGCGGCTGTGGCAGTCCATCGAAACCATCAGCGACGGGTTCGCCCTGTTCAACGGCGACAACGAGCTGATCATGGCGAACCAGGCCTATCTGTCGATCTTCGACGGACTGGACCTTGTGGCGCCCGGCGTGAACTACGTCACGATTCTGCAGGTTCTGACGGATGAGGGGATCGTGAACACCGAAGGTCTGTCACCGTTGGAATGGCGCCGGATGATGACTGCCCGCCTGCAGGACCCGGCGCCTGAACCCAAGGTGATCCGCCTGTGGAACAACGAGTATATCAAGCTTCTGGACCAGCGTGGCGCGGGCGGCGACATGATTACGCTGGGCCTCAACATCACCGCGACGATTCAATACGAAAAGCAGCTGGAGAAAGCCCGCGCCGAGGCGGAAAGTGCGACGCGGACCAAGTCTTCGTTCCTTGCCAACATGAGCCACGAGATCCGCACCCCGATGAACGGCGTCGTGGGCATGGCGGATGTCCTGAGCGAAACGGAACTGACAGAGGAACAGCGCCTCTACGTCCAGACGATCAAGAGTTCCGGCGAGGCTTTGCTTGTCATCATCAACGACGTTCTGGATTATTCAAAGATCGAGGCGATGAAGCTTGACCTTTACCCGGAACCTTTCGATCTGGAACGGGCGATCCACGAGGTCATGATGCTGTTGCAGTCACAAGCGCGCGCCAAGGGGCTGAACCTCGTGCTGGATTACGACATCTTCATGCCCACCCAATTGGTTGGTGATCCGGGGCGCATCCGGCAGGTGATGACGAACCTGGTCGGCAACGCAATCAAGTTCACGCCATCCGGCCATGTGCTGATCCGCGTGACGGGTGTGCCCGATCCGGACGGGCAGGCGAACCGCCTTCACATCACCGTGGAGGATACCGGGATAGGCATCGCGGAGGATCAGATCGCGCATATCTTCGGCGAATTCCACCAGGTCGAAAACGAACGCAATCGACAGTTCGACGGCACCGGCCTTGGTTTGACCATCTGCCAGAGACTGGTCGAGATGATGGGCGGCAAGGTCTGGGTCACTTCCCAGGAGGGGGAAGGCGCCTGTTTCGGATTCGATCTGACCATGCCGACGGGATCGGTCGCGCCGGATCAGGTCGCCAGGCTGCCGCAGAATGTGGGTCACGTGTTGATCGTGGACGACATCGCGACGAACCGCACCATCCTGGAACGTCAGCTCAGACAGGTGGGGATCAAGGTAACGGCCTGTTCGAGCGGCCCCGAAGCCCTGGAAAGGATGACGCCACAGGTCGATCTGGTTCTGACCGACCACAACATGCCGGACATGGACGGAATGGAACTGGCGCGCGCCCTTCGCGGCTCAGGTTACGATGGACCGATCCTCCTGCTAAGCTCCAACCCCGACCAGGCGGAGCAGGACCCCGCTCGTGGATTGATCCAGGGGGTGCTGCAAAAGCCCGTGCCAAGGGCTGAACTGCTCACACAGCTTGCCGCGTTCAGCGCGAAGGGCCCGCCGCCCGGCGCGATGGCGGCGCTGCGCCCAATGCGCATTCTCGCGGCAGAGGACAACCGGACCAACCAACTGGTCTTTCGCAAGATGACCGGTACCCTGAACCTGGATCTGACCTTTGCCAACAACGGGGAGGAGGCTGTGGCGCTGTATCGCAAGACTGCACCTGATCTGATCTTCATGGACATCTCGATGCCCGGCATGGACGGCAAACAGGCGACCCGGGCAATCCGCAGGATCGAGGCAGAGACGGGTGGGCATGTGCCCATCGTTGCCCTGACGGCACACGCGATGGAAGGCGATGACAAGGGGATCCTTGCAGCCGGACTGGACCATTACCTGACCAAGCCCCTGCGCAAGAACGACATCATCTCCCGGATCGTCACAGCACATGGACCGGGGATGCTGCCCCCCTTGCCGGATCAGGAGGTCGTGTAG
- a CDS encoding alpha-2-macroglobulin family protein gives MSIFRVLRLSFVMLCLMVGQLSAQSTVPEHRFLFSRDVDFYGSDLTNLFDTTQDACQRACSAQQACVAFTFNARSNSCFPKSAVSDRQPYDGAMSARKIVTDPAVLAGAPTRAADLSFLDPSDFDDARALVFSNARRFSFDSETADDLIAAMASAQQSGDIERALGWAGKAVAATDRADLWARLGRLSLTRAEQLRGADRTERSRVALRAATNAYLRADTPALRADALTVMAQALEENRRGRDMIPALRLALAAAPREELETALDDAIGKYGFRITEHRVDNNAAAPRICAEFSEKLVQAGQDYEPFVRIDGRGLAVQAENNQLCIDGVEHGARYEVTFRAGLPAQSGETLHKDVRLALYVRDRDPLVRFPGRAYVLPRAADAALPVETVNVTELDLVLHRVSDRNLVRTIRENYFGRPLSQYEARQFSTELAQEIWRGKGETRNELNEDMTTRLPMGDVLMGQPAGIYTLSASVPGQDPYDNPAATQWFVLSDLGLSSWSGVDGMQVAVRSLADTAPRGGVRLNLISRANAVLGEAVTDENGFASFAPGITRGSGAAAPALLMAEDGAEDIAFMPLTDPAFDLSDRGVEGNPPAPPIDTFLTTDRGAYRVGETIYATALTRDGQAAAITGLPVTAVLRRPDGVEYSRHLSQNPMAGGHVFALPLGGDVPRGAWRIDIMSDVDAPALASQTVLVEDFLPERLDFEMTLPDVPLRLRSAPPLRVEVRYLFGAPGADLPMRGDLRLRATRSLPGWDGYRFGPHDASFGTRTTALEDTVTDAAGTATLPLAFPALDEDPVLPLEAEIILQVSEGSGRPVERRLTKPVTPEATMIGIKPRFEGTLPEGAEAAFDLIAVAPDDSAAPMQVRWTLNKVETRYQWYQQYGDWQWEPTVRRIRAQTGDAMLGADPIQVSAPTQWGEYELVVERTDGPYAVSSVQFTSGWYGGDGEIDTPDRLEMSLSGETFAVGDPVNVRLLAGGDGVAILTVLSNRVIDRKVVAVTKGENTVPLTVTEDWGSGAYVTASVLRGMDVSAGLNPARSLGLVHAAVAPGPKKLNVGFDAPDVVDGQAGTLRATVLVEGVQPGETAYVTLAAVDQGILNLTRFDPPDVAGHYFGQRRLGVEMRDVYGRLIDGMNGAMGAVRSGGDAFGGTQVQSPPPTEDLMAFFAGPVPVGPDGRAEVEIIKPSFNGTIRLMAVAWSETAVGDADTDVVARDPVVVSASLPRFLAPGDDSRLLLEFVHAEGPAGDMPLTVMADAAVSLGEVPQTVSLSQEGATRVEIPVTGREIGDPLITVSLQTPQGTELRKVLNMPVRDNDPETAITRKFALGVGETFTFDSNVFSGLRPGTGEATLTAGPLARFNVPGLLRQLDSYPYGCTEQVTSATMPLLYLSSMAEAAGLGEPERIRAKIDSAIARVLTRQSSNGAFGLWRAASGEFWLDAYVTDFLSRARAEGYDVPDQAFGLAMDNLRNRIAYAPDFDNGGEDVAYALLVLAREGAANMGDLRYYADTKANDFGTPLAAAQLGAALAAYGDPLRADAMFRRAGVLLLRDRDGRPTYRADFGTGLRDTAAVLKLTAEAGSTAVEPATLISWVQNGDTRLSTQEAAQVVMAAHALASPDAVATLRVDGQEARGPVVKRLSDRQAGLSVIENISTAPVDITMTAYGVPEVPPAADGYGYAIERSYFTPEGTPVTFPVTSGERMVAVITVTPFEDVGARLIVDDPLPAGFEIDNPNLLRGGEIGSLDWLQTTEAENAEFRSDRFIAAVNHRSADSFQLAYMVRAVTPGTYHHPAATVEDMYRPEYRANTDTGEVTVMP, from the coding sequence ATGTCGATTTTTCGCGTCCTGCGTTTGTCCTTTGTGATGCTATGCCTGATGGTCGGGCAGCTATCGGCCCAGTCGACCGTGCCGGAGCACAGGTTCCTGTTTTCGCGCGACGTGGATTTCTACGGCTCTGACCTGACAAACCTGTTCGATACAACTCAGGACGCTTGCCAGCGTGCCTGTTCGGCGCAGCAGGCATGTGTGGCCTTTACCTTCAACGCGCGGTCCAATTCGTGTTTCCCGAAGTCTGCCGTTTCGGACCGGCAGCCCTACGATGGCGCGATGTCGGCGCGCAAAATCGTGACGGACCCTGCCGTTCTGGCCGGCGCCCCGACGCGCGCCGCGGATCTTTCGTTCCTCGACCCAAGCGATTTCGACGACGCCCGCGCATTGGTCTTCAGCAACGCGCGCCGCTTTTCGTTTGACTCCGAAACCGCCGATGACCTGATTGCCGCCATGGCCTCAGCGCAGCAGTCCGGCGATATTGAACGGGCGCTCGGCTGGGCGGGCAAGGCTGTTGCCGCAACCGATCGCGCCGATCTGTGGGCCCGTTTGGGGCGGCTGTCCTTGACCCGGGCGGAGCAATTGCGCGGCGCCGACCGGACCGAGCGCAGCCGCGTGGCGCTGCGCGCGGCGACGAACGCCTATCTGCGCGCCGATACCCCGGCACTGCGGGCCGATGCCCTGACGGTGATGGCGCAAGCTCTGGAGGAAAACCGTCGCGGCCGCGACATGATCCCGGCACTGCGTCTGGCGCTCGCCGCGGCCCCGCGTGAAGAACTGGAGACCGCGCTTGACGATGCCATCGGAAAATACGGCTTCCGCATCACCGAGCATCGGGTCGACAACAACGCCGCCGCCCCGCGTATCTGTGCGGAATTCTCCGAGAAACTGGTCCAGGCGGGGCAGGACTACGAACCGTTTGTCCGCATCGACGGACGCGGGCTGGCAGTGCAGGCGGAGAACAACCAGCTTTGCATAGATGGGGTCGAGCACGGCGCGCGCTATGAAGTGACCTTTCGTGCTGGCCTCCCGGCGCAGAGCGGCGAGACACTGCACAAGGATGTGCGACTGGCGCTCTACGTGCGTGACCGCGACCCGCTGGTCCGATTTCCGGGCCGCGCCTATGTTCTGCCCCGTGCAGCCGATGCGGCGCTGCCGGTCGAGACGGTCAACGTCACCGAGCTGGATCTGGTGTTGCACCGGGTCAGCGACCGCAACCTTGTGCGCACCATCCGCGAGAACTATTTTGGCCGACCGCTCAGCCAGTATGAGGCACGACAGTTCTCAACCGAACTGGCACAGGAAATCTGGCGCGGCAAAGGCGAGACCCGCAACGAGCTGAACGAAGACATGACCACGCGCCTGCCAATGGGTGATGTGCTGATGGGCCAGCCTGCGGGCATCTATACGCTCAGCGCCTCTGTGCCCGGGCAGGACCCTTATGACAATCCGGCGGCGACGCAGTGGTTCGTGCTGTCCGACCTGGGCCTGTCGAGCTGGTCGGGCGTCGATGGGATGCAGGTCGCCGTGCGCAGTCTGGCCGACACGGCCCCGCGCGGGGGGGTCCGGCTGAACCTGATCTCGCGCGCCAACGCGGTGCTGGGCGAGGCAGTAACCGATGAAAATGGGTTTGCCAGCTTTGCCCCGGGTATCACTCGCGGATCCGGTGCCGCGGCACCCGCACTGCTGATGGCCGAGGATGGCGCTGAGGATATCGCCTTTATGCCGCTGACGGACCCGGCCTTCGACCTGTCCGACCGCGGCGTGGAGGGCAACCCGCCCGCCCCACCCATCGACACCTTCCTGACCACCGATCGCGGTGCCTACCGCGTGGGCGAGACGATCTATGCCACCGCACTCACGCGCGACGGACAGGCGGCGGCCATCACCGGTCTTCCGGTAACTGCTGTCCTCAGGCGACCCGACGGTGTGGAGTATTCCCGCCACCTCAGTCAGAACCCGATGGCAGGCGGCCATGTCTTTGCGCTGCCCCTTGGCGGTGACGTGCCACGCGGCGCCTGGCGCATCGACATCATGTCCGATGTGGACGCCCCTGCGCTGGCGAGTCAGACCGTCTTGGTAGAAGACTTCCTGCCGGAGCGTCTGGATTTCGAAATGACGCTGCCCGATGTGCCGTTGCGCCTGCGCAGCGCCCCGCCCCTGCGGGTCGAGGTGCGGTATCTTTTCGGTGCCCCGGGCGCCGACCTGCCGATGCGCGGCGACCTGCGTCTGCGGGCCACGCGATCCCTGCCGGGGTGGGACGGCTACCGTTTCGGCCCGCATGACGCGTCCTTCGGCACCCGCACAACGGCGCTGGAGGATACGGTGACGGACGCGGCCGGCACCGCGACCCTGCCGCTTGCCTTTCCTGCGCTCGACGAAGACCCGGTGCTGCCGCTCGAGGCCGAAATCATCCTCCAGGTTTCCGAGGGTTCGGGCCGTCCGGTAGAACGGCGTCTGACCAAGCCCGTGACGCCAGAGGCGACGATGATCGGCATCAAACCCCGGTTTGAGGGCACGTTGCCCGAGGGCGCGGAGGCAGCATTCGACCTGATCGCCGTCGCGCCCGATGACAGCGCCGCTCCGATGCAGGTGCGCTGGACCCTGAACAAGGTCGAGACCCGCTATCAATGGTACCAGCAATACGGCGATTGGCAGTGGGAGCCGACGGTCCGCCGTATCCGTGCGCAAACTGGTGACGCCATGCTGGGCGCCGACCCCATCCAGGTCAGCGCCCCGACCCAATGGGGCGAATACGAGCTGGTCGTCGAACGCACCGACGGGCCATACGCGGTGTCCTCGGTGCAGTTCACTTCGGGCTGGTATGGCGGAGATGGAGAGATCGACACGCCCGACCGGCTGGAGATGTCGCTGAGCGGCGAAACCTTCGCGGTCGGCGATCCGGTGAATGTCCGCCTGCTGGCAGGTGGCGACGGTGTTGCGATCCTGACGGTGCTGTCCAACCGCGTGATCGACCGCAAGGTTGTCGCCGTGACCAAGGGTGAGAATACCGTGCCCCTGACCGTGACAGAGGACTGGGGCAGTGGCGCCTATGTGACGGCATCGGTCCTGCGCGGCATGGATGTGTCGGCGGGGCTGAACCCGGCCCGCAGTCTGGGCCTCGTCCACGCGGCGGTGGCACCGGGGCCGAAGAAACTGAATGTCGGTTTCGACGCGCCGGATGTGGTGGATGGCCAGGCCGGGACCCTGCGCGCGACCGTGCTGGTTGAGGGCGTGCAACCTGGCGAGACGGCATATGTCACGCTTGCCGCCGTGGACCAGGGGATCCTGAATCTCACCCGCTTTGACCCGCCGGACGTGGCTGGTCATTACTTTGGCCAGCGCCGGCTGGGTGTCGAAATGCGCGACGTCTACGGCCGTTTGATCGACGGCATGAACGGTGCGATGGGTGCGGTCCGCTCGGGCGGCGATGCCTTTGGCGGCACGCAGGTGCAATCACCCCCGCCGACCGAGGACCTGATGGCCTTTTTCGCCGGGCCGGTGCCGGTTGGGCCCGATGGCCGGGCAGAGGTCGAGATCATCAAGCCGTCCTTCAACGGCACCATCCGTCTGATGGCCGTGGCGTGGTCGGAAACCGCGGTGGGCGATGCCGATACCGACGTGGTCGCCCGTGATCCCGTGGTGGTCAGCGCATCCTTGCCGCGCTTTCTGGCGCCGGGTGACGACAGCCGCCTGTTGCTCGAATTCGTCCATGCCGAAGGGCCGGCGGGCGACATGCCGCTGACGGTGATGGCCGACGCCGCTGTGTCACTGGGCGAGGTGCCCCAGACTGTCAGCCTGTCGCAGGAGGGCGCAACTCGCGTAGAGATCCCCGTCACAGGGCGGGAAATCGGCGATCCGCTGATCACCGTCAGCCTTCAGACCCCGCAGGGGACCGAGTTGCGCAAGGTCCTGAACATGCCGGTGCGCGACAACGACCCGGAAACCGCGATCACCCGCAAGTTCGCTTTGGGCGTGGGTGAGACATTCACCTTCGACAGCAATGTCTTTTCAGGGCTGCGCCCCGGCACAGGTGAGGCGACGCTGACTGCCGGACCGCTGGCGCGCTTCAACGTGCCGGGTCTGCTGCGCCAACTCGACAGTTATCCTTATGGATGTACCGAGCAGGTGACGTCGGCCACAATGCCGCTGCTCTACCTGTCCTCCATGGCCGAGGCCGCAGGTCTGGGCGAACCGGAGCGCATCCGCGCGAAGATCGACAGCGCCATTGCACGGGTCCTGACCCGGCAGTCCAGCAACGGCGCGTTCGGTCTCTGGCGGGCGGCGTCGGGCGAATTCTGGCTGGACGCATACGTGACCGACTTCCTGTCCCGGGCGCGGGCCGAGGGGTACGACGTGCCGGATCAGGCATTTGGCCTTGCCATGGATAATCTGCGCAATCGCATCGCCTATGCGCCCGACTTCGACAACGGGGGCGAGGATGTGGCCTATGCGCTTCTGGTGCTGGCCCGCGAGGGGGCGGCCAACATGGGCGACCTGCGGTACTATGCCGACACCAAGGCAAACGACTTCGGCACACCGTTGGCCGCGGCGCAACTGGGCGCGGCGCTTGCGGCCTATGGCGATCCGCTGCGTGCCGATGCGATGTTCCGCCGCGCGGGCGTGTTGCTGCTGCGCGACCGGGACGGTCGGCCGACCTATCGCGCCGACTTTGGCACCGGCCTGCGGGACACTGCCGCCGTCCTCAAGCTGACCGCCGAGGCGGGCAGCACTGCGGTGGAACCCGCGACGCTGATTTCCTGGGTCCAGAACGGCGACACGCGCCTCTCGACGCAAGAAGCAGCGCAGGTCGTCATGGCGGCCCATGCGCTGGCGTCTCCCGATGCGGTGGCCACCTTGCGCGTCGACGGACAAGAAGCGCGCGGTCCCGTGGTCAAACGGCTGAGCGACCGTCAAGCCGGCCTGTCGGTGATCGAAAATATCAGCACCGCGCCGGTCGACATCACGATGACGGCCTATGGGGTGCCAGAGGTGCCTCCCGCGGCGGACGGTTACGGTTACGCGATCGAACGCAGCTATTTCACTCCTGAAGGTACGCCAGTGACCTTCCCCGTCACCTCGGGAGAGCGAATGGTGGCTGTCATCACCGTGACCCCTTTCGAGGATGTCGGCGCGCGGCTGATCGTGGATGATCCACTGCCCGCGGGTTTCGAGATCGACAATCCCAACCTGCTGCGTGGCGGCGAAATCGGCAGTCTCGACTGGCTGCAGACGACAGAGGCCGAAAATGCCGAATTCCGCAGCGACCGGTTCATCGCGGCGGTCAACCACCGCAGCGCCGATTCATTCCAGCTGGCCTATATGGTGCGTGCGGTGACGCCGGGCACGTATCACCATCCTGCCGCGACCGTGGAGGATATGTACCGTCCCGAATACCGCGCCAATACCGATACCGGTGAGGTAACGGTCATGCCATGA
- the pbpC gene encoding penicillin-binding protein 1C has translation MIRRFGLFALVVVLGVAAGLRDGFDRWVSDTVLPPVLAETSVEVRDRNGALMRVFPVENGRIRLALTLDRVDPAYLDMLVTYEDKRFHRHAGVDPIALARAAMQAVLRGKIRSGGSTLTMQVARLLENSGTGRWPGKLRQIRLALALERRLTKAQILELYLNHAPYGGPLEGLRAGTLAWFGKAPTRLTQAEAALMVALPQSPETRRPDRHPKAARAARDRVLARVKAPERDLKAAVPDAMKPIVWLAPHLTDTLRQQDPQAPRHDLTLDATLQRQVADLARRAVAGQPRGVSAAIVVADHRNGEVLASVGSPAYAATGGALGFVDMTRAVRSPGSTLKPFIYGLAFDQGLAHPDTLIDDSPVAFGGYAPQNFDGLYRGELTVREALRMSLNIPPVLLTHELGPARLMASLRQGGAEPRLRGKPGLAVALGGVGLTLNDLVQLYASLAAGGQARPLVWRRGTEAPPGQRMMSRAAAWQVGHILAGIASPAGAATRSGQIAYKTGTSYGHRDAWALGFDGAHVVGVWLGRPDGTPVPGAFGGDLAAPILFETFGRLAAARTPLPVPPPETLILSTAALPKPLQRFRGRGAVFTGDQLAPTVTFPPDGATLRQSGEGIPLKWRSGVLPMTVLVNGAPVLTEVRRRDAIIPGLGPGFSRIRVIDATGRGAEVEVRLD, from the coding sequence ATGATCCGGCGTTTCGGCCTTTTCGCCCTTGTCGTGGTGCTGGGGGTGGCCGCCGGGCTGCGCGACGGGTTTGACCGTTGGGTGAGTGATACGGTGTTGCCGCCGGTGCTGGCCGAAACCTCGGTCGAGGTGCGCGACCGCAACGGTGCGCTGATGCGGGTTTTTCCGGTTGAGAACGGTCGCATCCGGCTGGCACTGACGCTCGACCGGGTGGACCCCGCCTATCTCGATATGCTTGTCACCTACGAGGACAAGCGTTTCCATCGTCACGCCGGGGTCGACCCCATCGCACTGGCGCGTGCGGCGATGCAGGCGGTACTGAGGGGCAAGATCCGCTCGGGCGGATCGACCCTGACCATGCAGGTGGCAAGGCTGCTGGAAAACTCCGGTACTGGCCGCTGGCCCGGCAAGCTGCGTCAGATCCGTTTGGCCCTGGCGCTGGAGCGTCGGCTGACCAAAGCGCAGATCCTGGAGCTTTACCTGAACCACGCGCCCTACGGTGGCCCGCTGGAAGGCTTGCGGGCGGGGACGCTGGCCTGGTTCGGCAAGGCGCCGACACGTCTGACGCAGGCCGAAGCGGCCCTGATGGTGGCGCTGCCGCAGTCGCCTGAAACCCGCCGCCCCGATCGCCACCCCAAGGCGGCCCGCGCCGCGCGCGATCGCGTTCTGGCGCGCGTCAAAGCGCCCGAACGGGACCTGAAGGCGGCTGTACCCGATGCGATGAAGCCGATCGTGTGGCTGGCCCCGCACCTGACCGACACGCTGAGGCAGCAGGACCCGCAGGCCCCGCGCCACGATCTGACGCTGGATGCGACGCTGCAACGTCAGGTGGCCGATCTGGCGCGCCGCGCCGTTGCCGGACAGCCGCGCGGCGTCTCTGCCGCCATCGTAGTCGCCGACCACCGCAACGGCGAGGTTCTGGCCTCTGTCGGGTCGCCAGCATACGCGGCGACAGGCGGGGCGTTGGGGTTCGTCGACATGACCCGCGCCGTACGGTCGCCCGGATCGACCCTGAAGCCGTTTATCTACGGACTGGCTTTCGATCAGGGGCTCGCCCATCCCGATACGCTCATCGACGATTCCCCGGTGGCTTTCGGCGGCTACGCGCCGCAGAATTTCGACGGTCTCTATCGTGGCGAGCTTACGGTGCGTGAGGCGCTGCGGATGTCGCTGAACATTCCGCCGGTGTTGCTGACGCATGAACTGGGACCGGCACGACTGATGGCCAGCTTGCGGCAGGGCGGGGCCGAACCCCGACTGCGGGGCAAGCCGGGGCTGGCGGTGGCACTGGGTGGAGTGGGCCTGACCCTGAACGACCTCGTGCAGCTCTACGCCAGCCTGGCCGCAGGCGGACAGGCCCGGCCGCTGGTCTGGCGCCGTGGAACAGAGGCGCCACCGGGTCAGCGTATGATGTCGCGGGCGGCGGCCTGGCAGGTTGGCCATATTCTGGCCGGTATCGCCTCGCCAGCGGGGGCTGCGACGCGGTCCGGTCAGATCGCCTACAAAACCGGGACATCTTATGGGCACCGCGACGCCTGGGCGCTGGGGTTTGACGGGGCGCATGTGGTCGGCGTCTGGTTGGGGCGTCCCGACGGGACGCCGGTGCCGGGGGCTTTCGGCGGCGATCTCGCCGCGCCGATCCTGTTCGAGACGTTTGGGCGCCTGGCTGCCGCGCGCACACCCCTTCCGGTGCCGCCGCCCGAGACGCTGATCCTCAGCACTGCCGCGCTGCCGAAACCCCTGCAGCGGTTTCGTGGCCGAGGCGCGGTATTCACTGGCGACCAACTTGCGCCCACCGTGACCTTCCCGCCCGATGGCGCGACCCTGCGACAAAGCGGCGAGGGCATTCCGCTGAAATGGCGTTCGGGCGTCTTGCCCATGACGGTGCTGGTGAACGGTGCACCTGTGCTGACGGAGGTGCGGCGGCGGGATGCCATCATTCCCGGCCTGGGGCCGGGATTCTCGCGCATTCGCGTCATCGACGCGACGGGCCGCGGCGCAGAGGTCGAAGTCCGGCTGGACTGA